From Panicum hallii strain FIL2 chromosome 2, PHallii_v3.1, whole genome shotgun sequence, a single genomic window includes:
- the LOC112882225 gene encoding transcription factor BHLH094-like: MDPASSSVAAELWRPPHHYLASGPHHEASSVVTTADRGNGGHSGGGSSRRRPRRDTPAEEEPSKFASTSGAAAGSGSGGQDSADPEAKRLKQMTSSKSNDKIRTEAETNSGNATVEKKHAPPEPPKQDYIHVRARRGQATDSHSLAERARREKISERMKVLQDLVPGCNKVIGKASVLDEIINYIQSLQRQVEFLSMKLEAVNAHMNNATASFPSKDISLFMNN, translated from the exons aTGGATCCCGCCTCCTCTTCCGTCGCCGCCGAGCTCTGGCGACCGCCGCACCACTACCTCGCCTCCGGGCCCCACCACGAGGCCTCCTCCGTCGTCACCACCGCCGACCGGGGCAACGGCGGCCACTCCGGCGGCGGCTCCAGTCGCAGGAGGCCGCGGCGGGACACGCCGGCCGAGGAGGAGCCGTCCAAGTTCGCCTccacctccggcgccgccgccggtagcggcagcggcggccagGACTCG GCTGACCCAGAAGCAAAACGTTTGAAGCAGATGACATCTAGTAAAAGTAATGATAAAATAAGGACAGAAGCTGAAACAAATTCAGGGAATGCTACTGTTGAGAAAAAACATGCACCTCCAGAGCCACCGAAACAAGACTACATCCATGTGAGGGCTAGAAGAGGTCAAGCAACGGACAGCCATAGCCTTGCAGAAAGA GCACGACGAGAGAAGATAAGTGAACGGATGAAAGTTCTTCAAGATCTTGTCCCTGGATGCAATAAG GTTATTGGGAAAGCATCAGTCCTTGATGAGATAATAAATTATATCCAATCTCTACAGCGTCAAGTTGAG TTTTTGTCCATGAAGCTTGAAGCGGTTAATGCCCATATGAACAATGCAACTGCATCTTTTCCATCTAAAGATATAAGTTTATTCATGAATAATTAA